The Peromyscus maniculatus bairdii isolate BWxNUB_F1_BW_parent chromosome 6, HU_Pman_BW_mat_3.1, whole genome shotgun sequence genome has a segment encoding these proteins:
- the LOC143274052 gene encoding speckle-type POZ protein-like — MSGDQTAQRCDHTQINVQNFYYRWTISNFRFILEEIQESIRSPTFSIGANDKWCLRVYPKGVDDESADYLSVYLVLLSCLKSPVWAKFQFLMLSTEGETTHGESKPIVSRFDPGVELGYKKFILRNLLLSFAPWLLPDDQLTLLCKVSMVDDSMPISDQNRKPRIQVPRCTLADELGELWENSQFTDCCLVVAGQEFQAHKAILAARSPVFRAMFQHDMEESRNNRFEIHDLEPQVFKTLMDFIYTGKAPDLDSMAAAVMAAADKYGLECLKVMCEDALFRDLSVENAAHTLFLAHLHRARQLKTEALDFITAHAFEVSETSGWKTIVETCHQLVAEAYHSLASAHRPFRQPT; from the coding sequence ATGTCAGGAGACCAGACAGCCCAGAGATGTGACCACACCCAAATCAACGTCCAGAATTTTTACTACAggtggaccatcagcaacttccGTTTTATTCTGGAGGAAATTCAGGAAAGCATTCGAAGCCCAACTTTCTCAAtaggagccaatgacaaatggtgtttgagagtATACCCGAAGGGAGTGGATGATGAAAGtgcagattacctgtcagtttacCTAGTGTTGCTCAGCTGTCTAAAGAGTcctgtttgggcaaagttccagttcttGATGTTAAGCACAGAAGGAGAGACAACCCACGGAGAGAGCAAACCTATTGTCTCTAGGTTCGATCCAGGTGTTGAACTGGGATATAAAAAGTTCATCCTTCGAAACCTCCTCCTGTCCTTTGCACCATGGCTTCTCCCAGATGACCAGCTCACCCTCCTCTGCAAGGTGAGTATGGTTGACGACTCTATGCCCATCTCTGACCAGAACAGAAAGCCAAGAATTCAGGTTCCCAGATGCACATTGGCAGATGAGttaggagagctgtgggagaattcccagtttacagactgctgcctggtggtagctggccaggaatttcaggctcacaaggccatcttagcagctcgctctccagttttcagagccatgtttcaacatgacatggaggagagcagaaacaACCGCTTTGAGATCCATGACCTAGAGCCACAAGTCTTCAAGACAttgatggacttcatttacaccGGAAAAgcaccagacctggacagcatggcagctgctgtgatggcagctgctgacaagtatggcctggagtgtttgaaggtcatgtgtgaggatgccctcttcagggacctctctgtggagaatgctgcccacactctcttcctggctcaCCTCCATAGAGCAAGGCAGCTGAAAACTGaggcactggatttcattacagcaCATGCTTTtgaggtctctgagacctcaggctggaagaCAATAGTGGAGACATGTCACCAGTTGGTAGCTGAAGCATACCATTCCCTGGCTTCTGCTCACCGCCCTTTCCGGCAGCCAACTTAA